The genomic region GGTGATCACAGTTCTTTAGCCTGTATTCCTGTTGAAGCGAAAGGGAAAGCAAAACTTTTAGTAAAGGACAATGGGATCCTGGCCGGCGTAGAATTTGCGAAAAGGGTTTTTAATTATGTAGATCCAGAAGTGAGACTGGATATAAAAATTAAAGATGGTGAAAAGGTAAAGAAAGGTGATATTGCTTTTTATGTTGATGGAGCTTCCCAATCTATTTTAAAAGCTGAACGACTAGTGCTGAATGCTATGCAACGAATGAGTGCTATCGCTACCAAAACCAAAGAGTTTGTGGATAAACTTGAGGGAACCGAAACCAAAATTCTGGACACCCGCAAAACCACTCCGGGAATTCGTGCTTTAGAGAAGTGGGCCGTAAAAATTGGTGGAGGGGAGAATCATCGTTTTGCCCTTTATGATATGATTATGCTTAAGGATAATCAT from Zunongwangia profunda SM-A87 harbors:
- the nadC gene encoding carboxylating nicotinate-nucleotide diphosphorylase, yielding MISAAQFEKEIELIIVNAIREDIGDGDHSSLACIPVEAKGKAKLLVKDNGILAGVEFAKRVFNYVDPEVRLDIKIKDGEKVKKGDIAFYVDGASQSILKAERLVLNAMQRMSAIATKTKEFVDKLEGTETKILDTRKTTPGIRALEKWAVKIGGGENHRFALYDMIMLKDNHIDFAGGVAKAVQKTKQYLKTNSLDLKIIVEARNMQEIKEILEEGGVYRILIDNFNYADTKKAVEFIGNQCFTESSGGITLETARKYAECGVDYISSGALTHSVYNMDLSLKAM